Proteins from a single region of Punica granatum isolate Tunisia-2019 chromosome 8, ASM765513v2, whole genome shotgun sequence:
- the LOC116187189 gene encoding agamous-like MADS-box protein AGL29: MLDETMGAGGGGRRSGKGRRRTEVKKIEDRIKREVTFSKRRRGLFGKASELAVLCGAEIAVITFSPQGKPYAFGSHRGPAALFWVGRGCGCRTWWDQQLSEYHQQDVEALWRRGEGRKRQRVGDDRVKPRCWWEDPIEDLGVKELDGYIESLEIKGGKGHPQAEGD, translated from the coding sequence ATGTTGGATGAGACGATGGGCGCCGGCGGTGGCGGCAGGAGGTCCGGTAAGGGCAGGAGACGGACGGAAGTGAAAAAGATCGAGGACAGGATCAAGAGGGAGGTCACGTTCTCCAAGCGGCGAAGGGGGCTGTTTGGGAAGGCGAGCGAGCTCGCGGTGCTCTGTGGGGCGGAGATCGCAGTCATCACATTCTCCCCCCAGGGCAAGCCCTACGCATTTGGAAGTCATCGCGGTCCTGCGGCGCTTTTCTGGGTCGGGCGAGGATGCGGGTGTCGTACGTGGTGGGATCAGCAGCTGAGTGAGTACCATCAACAAGATGTGGAGGCGCTCTGGAGGCGTGGCGAGGGGAGGAAGCGGCAGAGGGTTGGGGACGACAGGGTTAAGCCTCGGTGCTGGTGGGAGGACCCGATCGAGGACCTCGGGGTGAAGGAACTCGATGGCTATATTGAAAGCCTGGAGATTAAGGGGGGAAAAGGTCATCCGCAGGCTGAAGGAGATTAG
- the LOC116188827 gene encoding glutathione S-transferase T3-like, translated as MAAMGSTSGSANVESDQSPHTNSPSPFNQLSSSGLENNKLDVGEVTAPTKGSHIVVKWQWEEDESLLCGWLNVGQDPVVEDNKPIATFWDRIYQYCLYVDPECFSKKNANSLKQLFFKIHTAVSVFCRFYKHVERHQGSGTNEHNVLEMAHTFYRQTYPSRFNMMLHLNLLHHQPKWRNHLNSSDGYMTSSTGAADVEFPVHPQGRDATKRKVAKRKSSKGLNVAATELDKAANIVKSLFTGIDDKYDGLQKLKKKSSGSGMKKVCRRIEKLPQNSL; from the coding sequence ATGGCTGCAATGGGCTCGACATCTGGAAGTGCTAATGTGGAGTCCGATCAATCTCCACATACGAATTCTCCTTCACCATTCAATCAACTTTCGAGCAGTGGCCTCGAAAACAACAAACTAGATGTTGGAGAAGTTACAGCTCCAACGAAAGGTAGCCACATCGTTGTTAAATGGCAATGGGAAGAAGATGAATCGCTACTTTGTGGGTGGCTAAATGTCGGGCAAGATCCCGTGGTCGAGGATAATAAACCCATTGCTACATTCTGGGATAGGATCTACCAGTATTGCCTATATGTCGACCCTGAATGCTTCTCCAAGAAGAACGCTAACTCCTTGAAGCAACTCTTCTTCAAGATTCACACAGCCGTGTCGGTCTTCTGCAGATTTTACAAGCATGTTGAACGTCATCAAGGAAGCGGAACAAACGAACATAACGTGCTAGAGATGGCTCATACATTTTACCGACAGACATACCCTTCAAGATTCAACATGATGTTGCACTTGAATCTTCTCCATCATCAACCAAAATGGAGAAATCATTTAAATTCTTCCGATGGATACATGACGTCCTCCACTGGTGCTGCAGATGTTGAGTTTCCAGTGCATCCACAAGGCAGAGATGcgactaagagaaaagttgcaaaaagaaaatcatctaAAGGGTTGAATGTTGCTGCTACTGAACTCGATAAGGCAGCAAACATTGTGAAGTCTCTATTTACTGGTATAGACGATAAATATGATGGCTTGcagaaattgaagaaaaagagttcGGGATCAGGCATGAAGAAAGTTTGTCGAAGAATAGAGAAACTACCGCAAAACTCATTGTAA